In Thermococcus sp. M39, the following are encoded in one genomic region:
- a CDS encoding Lin0512 family protein — translation MNEWKRYVIEIGMGIDQHGQDSTKVAIKAVKDAISRVCTVGLLELFELDFERDVRVEAAIGVPYPEKVDVEKVRKAIPLKCEKVINVVNGGLKGPGIALEEFGDKTNEILIAIAFITIYVRRECK, via the coding sequence TTGAATGAATGGAAAAGATATGTCATAGAAATTGGTATGGGGATTGATCAGCATGGTCAAGACTCAACAAAGGTAGCTATAAAAGCAGTTAAAGACGCTATAAGTAGGGTTTGCACCGTTGGATTGCTTGAGTTGTTTGAGCTTGATTTTGAAAGAGATGTAAGAGTCGAAGCTGCTATAGGCGTTCCATATCCAGAAAAAGTCGATGTTGAAAAAGTCCGTAAAGCTATTCCATTAAAGTGTGAGAAAGTCATTAACGTTGTTAATGGCGGATTAAAAGGCCCAGGGATAGCCCTTGAAGAGTTTGGAGATAAAACGAACGAGATATTAATAGCAATAGCATTTATTACGATTTATGTGAGGAGAGAATGCAAATGA
- a CDS encoding VOC family protein has product MEKPIFTDVLQVAVVVRDVDEAVKKYADEYGIGPWAIYDFNPETVKDMIIRDKREDYAMRIALCNIGKVQWELIEPKDDKSIYAEFLRTHGEGLHHVAFAVEDYDKAMEFFRSKGHGILQGGTWHGFIYTYLTTEDDLKFIAEIYKPPKDFKWPKPDAVYPTDAKIPWIE; this is encoded by the coding sequence GTGGAGAAGCCAATATTTACAGATGTACTTCAAGTGGCTGTTGTGGTGAGAGATGTAGATGAAGCGGTTAAAAAATATGCTGATGAGTATGGTATAGGTCCATGGGCAATATACGATTTTAACCCTGAAACAGTAAAAGACATGATCATCAGAGATAAAAGAGAGGATTATGCCATGCGCATTGCTCTCTGTAACATTGGAAAGGTTCAATGGGAGCTAATAGAACCTAAAGATGACAAGAGCATTTATGCAGAATTTCTACGCACCCATGGTGAGGGTCTCCATCATGTGGCGTTTGCAGTTGAGGATTATGATAAAGCTATGGAGTTCTTCCGTTCTAAGGGTCATGGAATCCTACAAGGCGGCACATGGCACGGTTTTATCTACACATACCTAACCACCGAAGATGACCTGAAGTTTATTGCGGAAATCTACAAGCCGCCCAAAGACTTCAAGTGGCCAAAACCAGATGCAGTGTATCCAACTGACGCTAAAATTCCATGGATAGAGTGA
- a CDS encoding dihydrolipoamide acetyltransferase family protein yields the protein MVSEEVRMLAEQYDIDLSKITGSGPNGEVTLQDLEAYIKEHYFPKVRQEVKILGIRKVIGDRLSKSYREAVHVTLNMEVEMDKIIETREKLAKKLEKKPSYTVLMLKCVAKAIRDSIEINATMEGNKIIIYDSININIAVDSPIGLITPVIRDVDKKSLEELLSDYQDLVERAKKGILKEKDFVGGTFTVTNLGMFGIDSFTPIINPPQIAILGLNRIVKKPVIKEGEIKICNVMNLSLSFDHRAIDGAPAARFLQKVKHYLENPEEVFEVE from the coding sequence ATGGTAAGTGAAGAAGTTAGAATGCTGGCCGAGCAATACGATATTGATTTGTCAAAGATAACGGGCTCAGGACCAAATGGGGAAGTTACTCTTCAAGACCTTGAAGCTTACATAAAAGAGCACTATTTTCCAAAGGTTAGGCAAGAAGTCAAGATTCTTGGAATTAGAAAGGTTATAGGGGATAGGCTTTCCAAAAGCTACAGAGAAGCAGTTCATGTAACACTTAACATGGAGGTTGAGATGGACAAGATTATTGAAACAAGAGAAAAATTGGCAAAAAAACTTGAGAAGAAGCCATCATATACTGTTTTAATGCTTAAGTGTGTTGCAAAAGCAATTAGAGACTCCATAGAGATAAATGCAACAATGGAAGGTAATAAGATAATAATCTACGATAGCATAAACATCAACATAGCTGTTGATAGTCCAATAGGTCTTATCACACCTGTTATTAGGGATGTGGACAAAAAAAGCTTGGAAGAACTTTTAAGTGATTATCAAGATTTGGTTGAGAGGGCCAAAAAAGGCATCCTTAAGGAGAAAGACTTTGTTGGAGGAACTTTTACGGTAACGAACCTTGGCATGTTTGGGATTGACTCTTTCACCCCAATAATTAACCCTCCACAGATAGCAATTTTAGGACTTAATAGGATTGTGAAAAAACCTGTAATAAAAGAGGGGGAGATTAAGATTTGCAACGTCATGAATCTATCTTTAAGTTTTGACCATAGGGCAATAGATGGTGCTCCAGCGGCTAGATTTCTACAAAAGGTTAAGCACTACCTAGAAAACCCAGAGGAAGTGTTTGAAGTTGAATGA
- the thrC gene encoding threonine synthase, with product MKCPRCGREWISFVPPQCLCGELLEITYDYSNVDPREWKKRDRGVWRYKELLPRVNEIITLKEGGTPLVRAKIGEKLNLNVYIKDETRNPTGSFRDRFVTVGVSYGLPYADNGFIVASDGNAAASLAAYAARANKEAFVVVPRRVDKGKLIQMIAFGAKIIRYGDSVDECVDYAKELAKLNGLYDITPENNIIGLEGQKTVAFELWEEINPTHVVIPTGSGSNLYSIYKGFKELLEIGAIDELPRLIAVQTDRCNPIASEILGIKPKREFTKALGLYVKDPVNRERAVKAVKESGGTAVIVGEDELDLGERLLAKEGVFAEYASAVVVPALLKLNEEGYFEKDDRIVLIVTGSGLKGYYIEEREKFSIGGTKLKILKLLKEKPMYGYEIWENLEKPMKYQAVYQHIRELESLGLIEEAYKKGRKIYYKLTEKGQRLLENFEE from the coding sequence ATGAAATGTCCAAGATGTGGGAGAGAGTGGATTTCTTTTGTTCCCCCTCAATGCTTATGCGGTGAGCTACTTGAGATAACCTATGATTATTCCAATGTTGATCCCAGAGAGTGGAAAAAACGTGATAGAGGAGTCTGGCGCTATAAGGAGCTTTTACCAAGGGTTAATGAGATTATAACTCTTAAGGAGGGGGGAACTCCTTTAGTAAGAGCTAAAATTGGTGAAAAGCTGAATCTCAATGTCTATATAAAAGATGAGACCCGAAACCCTACCGGCTCTTTTAGAGATAGGTTTGTAACTGTTGGAGTTTCTTATGGTCTTCCTTATGCTGATAATGGTTTTATAGTTGCAAGTGACGGAAATGCGGCCGCTTCTTTGGCTGCTTACGCTGCAAGAGCCAACAAGGAGGCTTTTGTTGTAGTGCCGAGAAGGGTTGATAAAGGGAAGCTCATCCAGATGATAGCTTTTGGTGCAAAGATAATCCGCTATGGAGACAGTGTTGATGAGTGCGTAGATTACGCTAAAGAGCTTGCAAAGCTCAATGGTTTGTATGATATAACTCCAGAAAACAACATAATTGGATTAGAGGGGCAAAAAACTGTAGCTTTTGAGCTTTGGGAAGAGATAAACCCAACCCATGTTGTTATCCCAACGGGAAGCGGGAGTAACCTCTACAGCATTTATAAGGGTTTTAAAGAGCTTTTGGAGATTGGAGCAATAGATGAGCTGCCGAGACTAATAGCTGTTCAAACAGATAGGTGTAATCCAATAGCAAGTGAAATTTTGGGAATAAAACCAAAGAGGGAGTTTACGAAAGCCTTGGGACTTTATGTTAAAGACCCAGTAAATCGAGAGAGAGCAGTTAAAGCTGTGAAAGAAAGTGGTGGAACAGCTGTTATAGTAGGGGAAGATGAGCTTGACTTAGGGGAGAGGCTGTTAGCCAAGGAGGGAGTATTTGCTGAATATGCATCTGCTGTCGTAGTTCCAGCTCTCCTTAAGCTTAATGAGGAGGGGTACTTTGAAAAAGATGACAGAATTGTTCTCATTGTCACTGGCTCTGGGCTCAAGGGCTATTACATAGAAGAGCGTGAGAAGTTCTCCATTGGTGGAACTAAGCTTAAAATTCTCAAATTGCTGAAAGAAAAGCCTATGTACGGCTATGAAATATGGGAGAACTTAGAAAAGCCAATGAAGTATCAAGCTGTTTACCAGCACATTAGAGAGCTTGAGAGCTTAGGACTCATAGAAGAGGCGTATAAGAAGGGAAGGAAAATTTACTACAAATTGACTGAGAAAGGACAGCGCTTGCTAGAGAACTTTGAAGAATAG
- the psmB gene encoding archaeal proteasome endopeptidase complex subunit beta, with protein MLHLSKFKGTTTVGIVCKGGVVLAADMRAALGNMIMAKNVTKIFQIDEHLALAGAGDVGDILSLVRMLRAETRLYRARVGREMSVKALATLTANILNGTRYFPYFGWFLIGGYEEKPRIYSVDMAGGMTEDKYVSAGSGMEFAYAILENEYKENMHVDEGVKLAVKAINTAIKRDVFTGDGIMVATITKEGYKELSREEVGEILKSL; from the coding sequence GTGTTGCACTTGAGTAAATTTAAAGGGACAACGACAGTAGGCATTGTTTGTAAGGGTGGAGTAGTGCTAGCAGCAGATATGAGAGCAGCCCTTGGAAACATGATTATGGCAAAGAATGTTACAAAAATCTTCCAGATTGATGAGCACTTGGCATTAGCAGGAGCAGGAGATGTTGGAGACATCTTGAGCCTTGTCAGAATGTTGAGAGCAGAGACAAGGCTTTACAGAGCTAGGGTTGGCAGGGAGATGAGTGTTAAAGCCTTAGCAACATTGACAGCCAATATCCTCAATGGAACTAGGTACTTCCCGTACTTTGGTTGGTTCTTAATTGGTGGTTATGAAGAGAAGCCGAGGATTTATTCTGTTGATATGGCTGGAGGAATGACTGAGGATAAATATGTCTCAGCTGGTTCTGGTATGGAGTTTGCTTATGCCATTTTGGAAAATGAATATAAAGAGAACATGCATGTTGATGAGGGCGTTAAATTAGCTGTTAAGGCTATAAATACTGCCATTAAGAGAGACGTCTTCACTGGAGATGGAATAATGGTTGCCACGATTACGAAAGAAGGATACAAGGAGCTTAGCAGAGAAGAAGTTGGTGAGATTCTTAAAAGCCTTTAA
- a CDS encoding NAD(+)/NADH kinase → MKKTTVGIIANPESGRDIRRLVAHASVFDNMEKVNIVERLLLIMQELGVERVIAMPETFGIVPAALYSLGDRLSMEVEVLSMKILGDWRDTLEATKIMKDQVSAIIVIGGDGTNRVVAKASDNVPIMPISTGTNNVFPYMIEATIAAEAVAAIATGIVKSEEGTYKAKRVEIFEDGKLKDIALIDAAATMHSFVGSRAVWKPEYIKEIVVSICLPSNIGLSSISGIIKEIREDEDLGLYVELGEGKKIRAPIAPGVLREVSIKSYRTLELGEEVEIKTTPSLFALDGEREVEVEGEVTARITRNGPRVIDYQKTLKIATERGFFDG, encoded by the coding sequence ATGAAAAAAACTACTGTTGGCATCATCGCAAATCCAGAATCTGGGAGGGATATAAGGCGATTAGTGGCGCATGCAAGTGTTTTTGACAACATGGAAAAAGTCAATATAGTGGAGAGACTTTTACTCATAATGCAAGAATTAGGAGTTGAAAGAGTTATTGCTATGCCAGAAACTTTTGGAATTGTCCCAGCGGCCCTTTATTCATTAGGAGATCGTCTATCTATGGAAGTTGAGGTTCTCTCAATGAAAATCTTGGGTGATTGGAGGGACACTTTAGAAGCAACAAAAATAATGAAAGACCAAGTAAGTGCCATAATAGTAATCGGGGGAGATGGAACCAATAGAGTAGTTGCAAAAGCTTCTGACAACGTTCCAATAATGCCGATCTCAACCGGAACTAACAACGTTTTCCCATACATGATAGAAGCAACAATAGCAGCTGAAGCAGTTGCGGCAATAGCTACAGGTATTGTAAAGTCCGAGGAAGGAACTTACAAAGCTAAAAGGGTCGAAATTTTTGAAGATGGTAAACTAAAAGATATAGCGTTGATAGATGCTGCTGCAACCATGCACTCCTTTGTGGGTTCGAGAGCTGTTTGGAAACCCGAGTACATAAAGGAAATCGTCGTGAGTATATGTTTGCCTTCAAATATTGGGCTAAGCTCAATTTCAGGGATAATAAAAGAGATACGTGAAGATGAGGATTTGGGTTTATATGTTGAGCTTGGAGAGGGAAAGAAGATAAGGGCACCAATAGCTCCTGGAGTTTTAAGAGAAGTTAGTATTAAGAGCTATAGAACCTTAGAGCTCGGAGAAGAAGTTGAAATAAAGACTACTCCCTCTCTATTTGCTTTGGATGGTGAGAGAGAAGTTGAAGTGGAGGGAGAAGTTACAGCAAGAATTACAAGAAATGGTCCAAGA
- a CDS encoding alpha-ketoacid dehydrogenase subunit beta: MAVVREITFAQALNEALDYEMAKDEKVVVMGEDVGVYGGIYGVTAGLYDKYGPERVRDTPIAESGFIGTSVGAAATGLLRPVVELMFIDFLGVAYDQIYNQAAKMRYMFGGKAKIPMVLRTTCGAGFSAAAQHSQSLHALFVHVPGLKVVMPSTPYDAKGLLISSIEDDDPVVFIEHKGLYAIKGPVPEEPYSIPLGEADVKKEGKDVTIVATAAMVHKSLEVAKKLEEEGISVEVVDPRTLVPLDVDTILNSIKKTGRLVVVDEGYPRCGFATDIAALAVSRAFDALKAPVKIITPPATPVPFSPALEKEWIPSSEKIEKAVREVL; the protein is encoded by the coding sequence ATGGCAGTGGTGAGAGAAATCACATTCGCTCAAGCCTTAAACGAAGCTTTGGACTATGAGATGGCAAAGGATGAGAAAGTAGTCGTCATGGGTGAAGACGTAGGAGTATACGGTGGAATCTATGGAGTCACAGCTGGCCTCTATGATAAATATGGACCCGAAAGAGTTAGAGACACGCCAATTGCAGAAAGTGGGTTCATTGGGACTTCTGTAGGTGCCGCGGCAACAGGTCTTTTAAGGCCAGTGGTTGAGCTGATGTTCATAGACTTCTTGGGAGTTGCATATGATCAAATTTACAACCAAGCAGCAAAGATGAGATACATGTTTGGTGGAAAGGCGAAAATACCAATGGTTCTCAGAACAACTTGTGGAGCAGGCTTCTCGGCAGCAGCACAGCACTCACAATCACTTCACGCCTTGTTTGTACATGTTCCAGGTCTTAAAGTCGTCATGCCATCCACACCCTACGACGCAAAAGGGCTGCTAATTTCATCAATAGAAGACGACGACCCAGTAGTATTCATAGAGCATAAGGGCCTCTATGCGATTAAAGGGCCAGTTCCAGAAGAACCATACTCAATTCCACTAGGAGAGGCTGACGTTAAGAAAGAGGGAAAAGATGTTACAATCGTGGCAACAGCAGCAATGGTTCACAAGTCTCTGGAAGTTGCAAAGAAGCTCGAAGAAGAGGGAATAAGCGTTGAAGTAGTTGATCCAAGGACTTTGGTGCCTTTAGATGTTGACACAATACTCAATTCTATAAAGAAGACTGGAAGGCTCGTTGTTGTAGATGAGGGATATCCAAGATGTGGCTTTGCAACCGATATTGCTGCATTAGCTGTAAGCAGAGCATTTGATGCTCTAAAAGCCCCGGTTAAGATAATCACACCTCCAGCAACGCCAGTTCCATTCAGCCCGGCTCTCGAGAAAGAATGGATACCAAGTTCTGAAAAGATTGAAAAAGCTGTTAGAGAGGTTCTTTGA
- a CDS encoding DUF6506 family protein, with amino-acid sequence MGELKAAFIFVAPEADPKKHRAVVATPIVELHVVGVKNYNEACEVAKELVEDGIVAIELCGGFGHVGVAKVTEAVGGKVPVGVVRFDIHPGLENKSGDEFFV; translated from the coding sequence ATGGGGGAGCTTAAAGCAGCCTTTATATTTGTAGCCCCTGAGGCAGACCCTAAAAAGCACAGAGCTGTAGTTGCAACGCCGATTGTAGAACTCCACGTAGTTGGAGTTAAAAATTATAACGAAGCTTGTGAAGTGGCAAAAGAACTTGTTGAAGATGGGATCGTTGCTATTGAACTTTGCGGCGGATTTGGACATGTTGGGGTAGCAAAAGTCACTGAAGCTGTAGGAGGCAAAGTGCCAGTAGGTGTCGTTAGGTTTGATATTCATCCAGGATTAGAGAACAAGAGCGGCGATGAATTCTTTGTGTAA
- a CDS encoding thiamine pyrophosphate-dependent dehydrogenase E1 component subunit alpha: protein MVVEEIPKETLLWMYETMVKIRVHEEKVAELFAQGKIPGFVHLYVGEEAVAVGVMANLRKDDFITSTHRGHGHYIAKGGCIEASMAELFGKKTGICKGKGGSMHIADLDIGELGANGIVGGGIPHAVGAGLGIKLNGLDSVAVAFFGEGASNQQNFHEGINIASIWKLPVVFVCENNLYQISLPYSKQQAIKSVAERGKAYGIPGVAVDGQDVLAVYEVAKEAIERARRGEGPTLIEVKTYRFRGHFEGDPEVYRSKDEVEWWKKNKDPIKLFEEKLLSKGIATKEELDAIWEKVKREIEDAVKFAEESPWPTKEDVVEDVFSTPTKGVLVWQW from the coding sequence ATGGTTGTAGAGGAAATTCCAAAAGAAACCCTGTTGTGGATGTATGAGACCATGGTAAAGATTAGAGTGCATGAAGAAAAAGTGGCAGAACTCTTTGCACAAGGAAAAATTCCAGGATTTGTCCATCTATATGTTGGCGAAGAGGCCGTGGCAGTAGGCGTGATGGCAAACTTGAGGAAAGATGACTTCATTACAAGCACCCACAGAGGACATGGACACTACATTGCAAAAGGGGGTTGTATAGAAGCTTCAATGGCTGAGCTCTTTGGAAAGAAGACGGGGATTTGTAAAGGTAAAGGAGGTTCAATGCACATTGCTGACCTTGATATTGGTGAATTGGGAGCAAATGGTATCGTTGGTGGCGGAATTCCACATGCAGTAGGTGCAGGCTTGGGAATAAAACTAAACGGTCTTGACAGTGTTGCAGTTGCATTCTTTGGCGAAGGTGCTTCAAACCAGCAGAACTTCCATGAGGGAATAAACATAGCATCAATATGGAAGCTTCCAGTGGTATTTGTTTGTGAGAATAATTTATACCAAATATCCCTCCCATACTCAAAGCAACAGGCAATTAAGAGCGTTGCAGAAAGGGGAAAAGCATATGGGATTCCGGGTGTTGCAGTGGATGGACAAGATGTTTTGGCTGTTTATGAGGTGGCCAAAGAAGCTATTGAACGGGCCAGAAGGGGAGAAGGGCCAACACTAATAGAAGTGAAGACATACAGGTTCAGAGGACACTTTGAGGGCGATCCTGAGGTTTACAGATCAAAGGACGAGGTTGAGTGGTGGAAGAAGAACAAAGACCCAATAAAGCTTTTTGAAGAAAAACTCTTGAGCAAGGGCATTGCTACAAAAGAGGAGCTTGATGCAATTTGGGAGAAAGTAAAGAGAGAGATCGAAGATGCAGTTAAGTTTGCAGAAGAGAGTCCATGGCCAACCAAGGAGGATGTTGTCGAAGACGTCTTCTCAACACCAACCAAGGGGGTGCTAGTATGGCAGTGGTGA
- a CDS encoding beta-CASP ribonuclease aCPSF1: MIKRESSVDEILREMREIINQMVPKEAKITDIEFEGPELVIYVKNPEAIMQDGDLIKNLAKVLKKRISVRPDPDVLLPPERAEELIKEIVPAEAEITNISFDPSVGEVIIEAKKPGLVIGKNGETLRKITQKVHWAPRVVRTPPLQSQTIYSIRQILQTESKDRRKFLRNVGRNIYRKPELKSEWIRITGLGGFREVGRSALLLQTNESFVLVDFGINVAALNDPKKAFPHFDAPEFRYVLREGLLDAIIITHAHLDHSGLLPYLFRYNLFDGPIYTTPPTRDLMVLLQKDFIEIQQSSGIGPLYRPKDIKEVVKHTITLDYGEVRDISPDMRLTLHNAGHILGSAIVHLHIGNGLHNIAVTGDFKFIPTRLFEPANARFPRLETLVMESTYGGSNDYQMPREEAEKKLIEVIHQTIKRKGKVLIPAMAVGRSQEIMMVLEEYARVGGIEVPIYLDGMIWEATAIHTAYPEYLSKSLRDQIFHEGYNPFLNEIFKPVANARERQDIIDSEEPAIIIASSGMLVGGPSVEYFKQLAPDPRNAIIFVSYQAEGTLGRQVQRGLREIPTIGEGGRTEVIKVNMEVHTIDGFSGHADRRELMSYVAKVRPRPERVITVHGEPQKCLDLASSIHKKFGLSTRAPNNLDAIRLK, encoded by the coding sequence GTGATAAAGAGGGAAAGTTCTGTAGATGAAATCCTAAGGGAAATGAGAGAAATCATAAATCAGATGGTTCCTAAGGAAGCGAAGATAACGGATATAGAGTTTGAAGGACCCGAGCTTGTGATTTATGTTAAAAATCCTGAAGCAATAATGCAGGATGGAGATTTGATCAAAAACCTTGCTAAGGTTCTTAAAAAGAGAATTAGTGTGAGACCTGACCCTGATGTTCTCCTCCCGCCCGAGAGAGCTGAAGAATTGATCAAGGAGATTGTTCCAGCTGAAGCTGAAATCACGAACATAAGCTTTGACCCCTCTGTTGGTGAGGTTATTATCGAAGCTAAAAAACCGGGATTAGTGATTGGAAAGAACGGTGAGACGTTAAGGAAAATAACCCAAAAAGTTCACTGGGCGCCAAGAGTTGTTAGAACTCCGCCATTGCAGTCTCAGACAATCTATTCAATTAGGCAAATACTCCAAACAGAGAGCAAAGATAGAAGAAAGTTTCTCAGAAATGTCGGAAGAAACATCTACAGAAAACCAGAGCTTAAGAGTGAATGGATCAGAATTACTGGTCTCGGGGGATTTAGAGAGGTTGGGAGGAGTGCTTTGCTCTTGCAGACAAATGAAAGCTTCGTATTGGTTGACTTTGGAATAAACGTTGCGGCGCTGAATGATCCTAAAAAAGCATTCCCTCACTTTGATGCTCCTGAATTTAGATATGTGTTACGTGAGGGGCTTTTAGATGCTATAATCATCACACACGCTCACTTAGACCACAGCGGATTGCTGCCATACCTCTTCCGCTACAACCTATTTGATGGACCAATTTACACAACACCGCCAACGAGAGATTTGATGGTTCTGCTTCAGAAGGATTTCATTGAAATACAGCAGAGCAGTGGCATTGGACCTCTCTACAGACCTAAGGACATCAAGGAGGTTGTAAAGCACACGATCACACTTGACTATGGAGAAGTCAGAGACATTTCCCCAGACATGAGGCTTACGTTGCACAATGCTGGACACATCTTAGGTTCCGCCATAGTTCACCTCCATATAGGAAATGGACTTCACAACATAGCTGTCACTGGAGACTTTAAATTCATTCCAACAAGGCTATTTGAGCCTGCTAATGCAAGATTTCCAAGACTTGAGACATTAGTCATGGAATCAACGTATGGTGGAAGCAACGATTATCAGATGCCAAGAGAAGAGGCAGAGAAAAAGCTCATCGAGGTAATTCACCAAACAATAAAGAGGAAAGGAAAAGTGCTCATTCCAGCAATGGCAGTTGGTAGGTCCCAGGAGATTATGATGGTTCTCGAGGAGTATGCCAGAGTTGGTGGAATTGAAGTACCGATATACCTAGATGGAATGATCTGGGAAGCAACAGCAATCCACACAGCTTATCCAGAATATCTGAGCAAAAGCTTGAGGGATCAAATATTCCATGAGGGATACAATCCATTCCTAAACGAAATATTTAAGCCAGTGGCAAATGCAAGGGAGAGGCAAGATATAATTGACAGCGAAGAGCCAGCAATCATAATAGCCTCATCTGGTATGCTTGTTGGAGGGCCAAGCGTTGAGTACTTCAAACAGCTAGCGCCAGATCCAAGGAACGCTATAATCTTCGTCAGCTATCAAGCAGAGGGAACACTCGGCAGACAGGTGCAGAGAGGTCTTAGGGAAATTCCAACAATTGGGGAAGGCGGAAGGACAGAAGTGATAAAGGTAAACATGGAAGTCCACACAATTGATGGATTCTCGGGTCATGCTGACAGAAGGGAGCTCATGAGCTATGTTGCAAAGGTTAGGCCAAGACCTGAAAGGGTAATCACAGTCCACGGTGAACCACAGAAGTGCCTTGACTTAGCATCTAGCATTCACAAGAAATTTGGACTCTCGACAAGGGCACCCAACAATCTGGATGCAATAAGGTTAAAGTGA
- a CDS encoding biotin/lipoyl-containing protein encodes MPKINIIMPKFGMTMQKGTIVEWKKKPGEKVEKGEVIAIVESEKITGEIEAPASGILAEILHGVGDEVPVGEKIAIIETEE; translated from the coding sequence ATGCCAAAGATTAATATAATTATGCCAAAATTTGGAATGACTATGCAGAAAGGAACAATAGTGGAGTGGAAGAAAAAACCGGGTGAAAAAGTGGAGAAAGGGGAAGTTATAGCGATTGTAGAATCGGAAAAAATAACGGGAGAAATAGAAGCCCCAGCATCTGGGATATTAGCGGAGATTTTGCACGGAGTAGGCGATGAAGTCCCTGTGGGCGAGAAAATAGCCATAATTGAAACAGAAGAGTGA
- the rpiA gene encoding ribose-5-phosphate isomerase RpiA: protein MNTEDMKKLVAKEALKYIEDDMIVGLGTGSTTAYFIKMLGRMIMNEELFDVYGLPTSYQARILALESGVPVVSLDEVDAIDIAVDGADEVDPHLNLIKGRGAALTMEKIIEYRAGTFLVLVDESKLVEYLGQKMPVPIEVVPAAWRVIKEELEVFNATAELRMGVKKDGPVVTDNGNFILDAKFERIEDPLDLEIELNNIPGVVENGIFADIADIVLVGTKEGVKKLER from the coding sequence ATGAACACTGAAGATATGAAAAAGCTGGTTGCAAAGGAGGCTTTGAAATATATTGAGGACGACATGATAGTTGGATTAGGTACTGGTTCTACAACAGCGTATTTCATCAAAATGCTTGGTAGAATGATTATGAACGAGGAGCTTTTTGATGTTTATGGACTGCCAACTTCATATCAAGCGAGAATTTTAGCTCTAGAAAGTGGAGTTCCTGTTGTCAGCTTAGACGAAGTTGATGCAATAGATATAGCCGTTGACGGGGCAGATGAGGTTGACCCGCATTTGAATCTAATTAAAGGCAGAGGAGCAGCTTTAACAATGGAGAAGATCATTGAGTACAGAGCTGGAACTTTTCTCGTTCTCGTTGATGAGTCCAAGCTTGTAGAATATCTCGGACAAAAAATGCCTGTTCCAATTGAAGTGGTTCCAGCAGCTTGGAGGGTTATAAAGGAAGAGCTTGAAGTTTTCAATGCTACAGCTGAGCTCAGAATGGGCGTTAAGAAAGACGGCCCTGTGGTTACAGACAACGGAAATTTCATACTTGATGCTAAGTTTGAGAGGATTGAAGACCCTCTGGATTTAGAGATTGAGCTTAACAACATTCCCGGCGTCGTGGAGAATGGGATCTTTGCTGATATAGCTGATATTGTCTTAGTTGGCACTAAAGAGGGCGTTAAGAAATTAGAACGTTAA